In Molothrus ater isolate BHLD 08-10-18 breed brown headed cowbird chromosome 21, BPBGC_Mater_1.1, whole genome shotgun sequence, a single genomic region encodes these proteins:
- the ALKBH4 gene encoding LOW QUALITY PROTEIN: alpha-ketoglutarate-dependent dioxygenase alkB homolog 4 (The sequence of the model RefSeq protein was modified relative to this genomic sequence to represent the inferred CDS: inserted 1 base in 1 codon) encodes MQAAGGGGGPGCGCKGIRSCLLCEGATPTAPPPQGEDNFTYCPATGLAKGNEHSEFAGWAFPFPGVFLVEEFISEDEECEIVELMDRDDWKPSQSGRKKQDYGPKVNFKKQRLKAGSFTGLPSFSRKIVAQMKACAVLSGFSPVEQCNLDYRPERGSAIDPHFDDWWLWGERLVSLNLLSKTVLSMSCDSEDTIQLFPISNKEGLTPPAPSTQTSACRSPGEEGTECFLSPRLXPGKEVSVAILLPQRSLVVLHGEARYKWKHGIRRRHIQHRRVCITFRELSAEFCAGGRHEELGKELLQIALSFQGRPV; translated from the exons ATGcaggcggcgggcggcggcggagggCCGGGCTGCGGCTGCAAGGGGATccgctcctgcctgctctgcgAGGGGGCCACGCCGACCGCTCCGCCCCCGCAG GGAGAAGATAATTTCACTTACTGTCCAGCAACAGGCCTAGCTAAAGGAAATGAGCACTCAGAATTTGCTGGCTGGGCATTTCCCTTTCCAGGGGTGTTCCTGGTGGAGGAGTTCATTAGTGAAGATGAAGAGTGTGAGATAGTGGAACTGATGGATCGAGATGACTGGAAACCATCACAGTCTGGCCGAAAGAAACAG GACTACGGACCCAAAGTGAACTTCAAGAAACAAAGGCTGAAAGCTGGCAGCTTTACTGGCTTGCCAAGTTTCAGCAGGAAGATTGTGGCACAGATGAaggcctgtgctgtgctcagtggTTTCTCACCTGTGGAACAGTGTAACCTGGACTACAGACCAGAGAGAGGCTCTGCCATCGACCCCCACTTTGATGACTGGTGGCTCTGGGGGGAGCGCCTGGTCAGCCTGAACCTGCTCTCAAAAACTGTGCTCTCCATGTCTTGCGACTCAGAGGACACCATCCAATTATTTCCTATTTCCAATAAGGAGGGATTAACTCCCCCTGCACCTTCCACGCAGACATCAGCGTGCAGAAGCCCAGGAGAAGAGGGAACCGAGTGTTTTTTGTCGCCAAGGC GTCCGGGGAAGGAGGTGAGCGTGGCCATCCTCTTGCCCCAGAGGTCGCTGGTGGTGCTGCACGGGGAAGCGCGGTACAAGTGGAAGCACGGCATCCGCCGCAGGCACATCCAGCACCGCCGCGTCTGCATCACCTTCAGGGAGCTCTCAGCCGAGTTCTGCGCCGGGGGGAGGCACGAGGAGCTGGGCAAAGAACTGCTGCAGATTGCTCTTTCCTTCCAAGGGAGACCCGTGTGA